In Hippoglossus stenolepis isolate QCI-W04-F060 chromosome 5, HSTE1.2, whole genome shotgun sequence, one genomic interval encodes:
- the ankrd34c gene encoding ankyrin repeat domain-containing protein 34C — protein sequence MADILELRTDGNSLLKAVWLRRLRLTRLLLDGGAYINESNERGETPLMVACMSTHTDQQSVSKAKLVKYLLDNQADPNIQDKIGKTALMQACIHKAGHEVVDHLLSNGADPSLEDRSGASALVYAINADDKDTLKLLLDACKAKGKEVIIITTDKSPSGTKTTKQYLNVPPSPELVERSSPAYCTSPSDIDVSASPTPEQEQQNTVFSFQTKLKTSSSAAKLASGPTSPTRRPVNPKRARLPQLKRLQSEPWGLIAPSVLAAAAAHEESKKSSSDDDVVSGVNGLSLSKRSVLSRQNSVDGKESLFPLVGEQACKMTTSQSGPSLSKASYERSLNQHQPLARRSTVPNEQESSSCSSGVANLRDTMHRRRLGNDHYDSDSQLYSDSAMLDSPKVPVERRKLNTSPLAMLTSSRESLDSNTSTSSPSTARRRVPGLLERRGSGTLLLDHISHTRPGFLPPLNVNPNPPIPDIGACKPSSPLSTGIRSIAPVAPTTPKRGGLKSKKKLIRRHSMQVEQMKQLSDFEELAH from the coding sequence ATGGCCGACATCCTGGAGCTGCGGACAGATGGAAACTCGCTCCTGAAGGCAGTATGGCTCAGACGCTTGAGACTCACCCGGCTCCTGTTGGACGGAGGTGCCTATATCAATGAGAGCAATGAACGAGGAGAGACACCACTCATGGTGGCCTGCATGTCCACGCACACCGACCAGCAGAGTGTGAGCAAGGCAAAGCTGGTGAAGTATTTGCTGGACAACCAGGCAGACCCCAACATACAGGACAAAATAGGCAAGACAGCTCTGATGCAAGCCTGCATCCACAAAGCTGGACATGAGGTGGTGGATCACCTGCTGAGCAACGGAGCTGATCCGAGTCTGGAGGACAGGAGTGGAGCCTCAGCCCTGGTCTATGCCATCAACGCAGATGATAAGGATACACTGAAGCTGCTCCTGGATGCATGCAAAGCTAAAGGCAAGGaggtcatcatcatcaccacagaCAAGTCACCTTCTGGTACGAAAACTACCAAACAATACCTGAATGTCCCCCCATCACCAGAGCTGGTTGAGAGGTCCTCCCCAGCATACTGCACCTCTCCCTCTGATATCGATGTTAGTGCATCTCCCACTCCTGAGCAAGAGCAACAAAATACGGTCTTCAGTTTTCAGACAAAGCTGAAAACTTCTAGTTCAGCTGCGAAGCTTGCCAGCGGGCCCACGTCTCCAACACGGCGGCCTGTGAACCCCAAACGTGCACGTTTGCCTCAGCTGAAAAGGCTGCAGTCGGAGCCTTGGGGGCTAATTGCCCCCTCAGTCCTGGCTGCAGCCGCTGCCCATGAGGAGAGTAAGAAATCCAGCTCTGATGACGATGttgtttcaggggtaaacggACTCTCTCTGAGTAAGAGATCGGTTTTATCTCGACAGAACAGTGTGGATGGGAAGGAAAGTTTATTCCCACTGGTAGGTGAACAGGCCTGCAAAATGACAACATCACAGTCGGGTCCTTCATTGTCTAAGGCATCATATGAGAGGTCTCTAAACCAGCACCAGCCACTGGCACGGCGCAGTACTGTACCCAAcgagcaggagagcagcagctgcagcagtggagtAGCCAATCTGAGAGACACAATGCACAGGAGACGTCTTGGGAACGATCATTATGATTCAGACTCACAGCTCTATTCAGACTCTGCGATGTTAGACTCTCCTAAGGTCCCAGTGGAGCGAAGAAAACTAAACACTTCTCCTCTAGCAATGCTGACCAGCTCCAGAGAGTCTCTCGACAGCAACACCAGCACATCCTCTCCCAGCACAGCACGCAGGCGTGTGCCCGGCCTCCTGGAGAGGAGAGGCTCGGGCACGCTGCTGCTGGACCACATCTCTCACACCAGGCCCGGCTTCTTGCCCCCTCTCAACGTCAACCCCAACCCTCCCATCCCTGACATCGGGGCCTGCAAgccctcctcacctctctccacAGGTATTAGATCTATAGCTCCAGTAGCACCGACCACACCAAAGAGAGGTGGCCTCAAGTCCAAGAAGAAACTGATAAGAAGGCACTCTATGCAAGTGGAGCAGATGAAGCAGCTTTCGGATTTTGAAGAGCTGGCTCATTAG